One Hemitrygon akajei chromosome 30, sHemAka1.3, whole genome shotgun sequence genomic window, GCTGACAGGAAGTTCAATACCAGCCCTTATTTGTAACTATATCCCCTTGATGCTGCCACTGTCGCTGGTGGAACATCCCAACATCTACCTTGCAGCCAACTATGGATCTTACTTATTACTTATGGAGgtacagccctttgagccacgccaaccacaaatcttccaattttacccctagcctaaccacaggacaatttacaatgaccaattaacctactaatcggtGTGTCTTTGGACAGAAGGGGGAAACAGGAGTACCATGCATTCATGGGGAGAACGCGAGTCCGAAGGATTTAAAGGAACAAAATTGTAGAAAGATCACAGACCATTGCATtaaggttacatggttggcacaacattgtgggccaaagggcctgtaatgtgctgtagatttctatgttttgtTTAAGAGTTATTCTTGGGCTAAGTCTGGACAGAGGCCGTTGGGCACTGTGTCATACCCGAGCGACTTACACAGCCACATCCAGCCCCAGCAAGTGGCTGGCCAGACACCAGCGATCGATATCGATGATGTCAGCAGGCTAGTGGAAGCCGACAAACTGCGAGCATCCAGGTGAGTGGGTGGTCTGGGAGCATTGTTCCTTCTGAAttcttcactttttaaaaaaaaaatacctaGAGTGGCCATTATACCTTCCAAATCCCCTGTGTAGGACAACCACCTGTCAGTGACACTGCAGCATTCTAgtacatttaaaaaaacaaaaaataggatgtaacaaaacacattgatgaagattgagcagtggatgtagtgtatatggatttcagtaagtcatgtggatgtagtgtatatggatttcagtaaggcatttgataaggttccccatgcaaggctccttcagaaagtaagaaggcatgggttcCAAGGAGaagttgctttgtgaatccagaactggcttgaccacagaaggcaaagagtggttgtagatggctcatattctgcatagaggtcggtgacaagtggtgttccacagggatctgttctgggatccctcctctttgtgatttttataaattaactGGACGAGGAAGAAGggcaggttagtaaatttgctgatgacacaaaagttgggtgtGTTATGGATAGTCTagaaggttgtcagaggttatggcaggacatcaataggatgcagaactaggctgagaagtggcagatggacttcaacccagagaggtgtgaagtggttcattttggtaggtccaactTGAAGACAGAATTTAAAAtatatggtaagactcttggctgtgtggaggatcagagagatcttggggtccgtgtcaataggacactcaaagctgctgcgcagattaacagtgttgttaagaaggtgtatgatgcattggcattcatcaggtcgttgggtgtatttaaggcagagattgataggttcttgattggacatggcatcaaagtttacggggagaaggccggaaaatggggttgagaagaaaaaaaaattatcagccatgattgaatgttggagcagactcgatgggcaaaatgacctaattctattcctacgtCTTAtgtctaatacacatttttataGCACTGTAGCAGCTTTGATTATGTtccaatttattctgtatttcatttaaatgattGCCCTTTTTATAACTTTTAAATACTTCAATGAACCTTCAGTTAATTGGGAAagtttatatatatgtatatgtatatgtatatatatatatgtatatgtatatatatatatatatatatatatgtatatgtatatatatatatgtgtgtgtgtgtgtgtgtgtgtgtgtgtgtgtgtgtatatatatattatattagacacgcacacacacacccaacgAGGGCTCGAACTACTGGCGAAGAAATTTGGACAAATACATAGATAGTGAAGGGTTAGAAAGACCACAAGCAGATGGGACCGGCTTAGGTGGGCACTCTGGTTGGCCAGGAGGGGTTGGGATGAATGGCTGGCCTCCATCTTGCAGAGCTCTATACAAGTGCTGGGCTTGTCAGTGATGATCATCTCCTAAAACTGCTGCAAATATTTTCACCAAGGTTTCCTTAGCTTTGAACATCAACCTACTGCCACAGAAGTTGTActttcgacttcctaactggtgTCTCTTTGTTTACTGCATCTCGTGAAACTGCATCTCGTGAAGCTGCTCCCTCTGTACAACAACAGATGCCAGTTGCTCATTTAAAATCTGAATAACATCAGATAATATACATCTGCCAACATCTTGTCCTTTCACTTAACCTGTCCAGATGCACTCAGTCTCTCTGTAATCTCACAAATGTCACGTTCGTCAGACTGTGGGGAAAGCTGGAACCTGGAACTCATACCTGCGACATCACAGTACTGACAGCCTGCCAGTTCAGAAATTCAAAAGCCAGTCAGATTTCCCATCAGTCATCACTGTTAATGTTACCCATCAAAAGTCTCAGCAGACAGCTgttcattagatagatagacacttaattgatcccagaggaaattacagtgtcacagtcgcattacaagtgcacagatatacaaatactgaagagaagtaagaaagataaaaaataagttaccacaaacagtctggCAGGAAGGGGTcttcacttccccggctatagtttgactcattatagagcctaatagccaagggtaagaatgacctcagatAGCACTCTtgggagcagcacagttgtctcagtccattactaaaagtgctcctctgttcagccaaggtggcatgcagagggtgagaaacattgtccagaattgccaggattttctggaggGTCCTTTTTTCTACcacagtgtgtccagtttgactcctataacagaactggtctttctaatcagtttattgagactGTTGATGGCACTGTCGCAGCataccaccacatagaagattgtaccggcaacaacagactggtagaacatgtgaaggagaggcctgtatactccaaaggacctcagtctcctcgggaagtagaggtgactctgcccttcttgtacacagcctctgcgtTGGTGCTccattcaagtctgtcatccaggtgcacccccaggtacctgtaggacctcaccatcaatagtaacagggagcagtgcaggcttagtcttcctgaagtccatcactCTTTTTCCCTTACGAGAGAGAGAGCACGgcaaattaccgggtgaacaagtagtctttgaggtactgcaagtctatgctgcacacttgagtgcttggtgggggatgctgatgctttctttgctggtgggagggggggatcgttgctttgctgctgatcATGCGTGGGATGAGggagctgtgggggggggggcttctctgacattaaatgtacctttgaaacctccctggtcttgctgattAGTTATTTACTTACTGATACAGGGTGGACAGACCTTTCCGGCCCACCCAGAAACCCACTAACTTAACCCGAGCCTAACCACTGGACAATTACAATGACCGATCTaccaacccatacatctttgggctgAGGGAGGAAACACACTCATTcatggggagagtgtacaaacatCTTCCAGACAGCGTtgggactgaactctgaactctgacaccagCAGTAGTAGTACTGCGCTAACTGCTTTGTGGCGCTACGGTGGCTGCCCTTGATTATTTCATTTCAAGtctctccccgccccccccccccccccaatctcatggaacaaaaacagaaatatacaaATATTCAGCTGGTCATGGAATATGCAGAGAAACAAGCTAACATTTCCTGCCAATAACATCAGAAACAGCAACTATTAAAACACAAGTGAACTCTAATTTGCAAGAACAGTGGGGAGAGAGGAGTATGCAGAGGGAAGAACCAGAGAGGTCAGTGCCAGGGTGGGAACAGCACTTGATGGTGGGGCTAGCTGAGACGATGGGAAAAAAGTCAATCCGGGTAGATTTCAGGAGGCCAGCTGGAAATTTGATTTTAAAATCAGCTGGCttgagctgctgcctgacctgcacaaTCCCAACACTTCCCACTGTGTCCAGCAGCTGGTAGAATCATAGTGAAGCTATAGGGATTTTGTGTTGCAATACGAAGCTGGTGTGCTGCACACCAGGATACAGGGATCCAACGTTAGAAGTGTCAAGGAATGGCAAGAGGAATAGGAATGGAAACTGGGAGAACAAAACGCCTACCCTAGTGGTGCAGATCACATTGCTGCTGTTTTACGGCTCCAGCAGCCTGGCTTCATTCCTGACTCTGTGCGCCCgcctgcgtgtgtgtctgtggccGAACGTGCATAACTGTGTGTGCCTGTGCATGTGTAGTGGCATCTGTACCGGACATTGAGTCGAGTgatcccgggttcgaatccagccagctgtACACtttccgtgctgggttgagcatcgagttaGCTAAAGACAATGCTGAATAAACAGCAAGGTTTCCACAAGACACAGAGATGAACAACAAACAAACAAGGAGCATGGAATTGCTATATGGACTTAATGCTGTAAGAAAACACAGAAACAGAGTAGGGCAGGATACCATGGCAATGAAGACAGGAGTGAAGGAAATGAATGAAGATCACTGAGATATAGAGACCTCCACCAAACTGCAATGAGCCTGATTGCCCACTAGAGGGGCAGCTTATCCACAAGCCAACGGTGTGTACTCACTGTAAGAAGACATCAAGTGGCCCGTGTTAACTTTCTTGGTATCACTGAAGTTTGGTTCAATCTCCACCCCATGGGAATCAAACTTTCTCTTGTGGATTTTTGTCGGTTTAATATACAAAATGAAGTATCGATACTGAAAAATATTCAAAGAGATTAAATATATTACACAGCaaaacataaaatgctagaggaactcagcaggtcaggcagcagctgtggaaataatagtcaatgttttgggctgagaccttcatcagTATATTTAGTGCATATTTAGTCTCCTGTATATTAGCATACTATTTTAAGATTaagaaaataagaaaataaaatttTTATTTGCTGTTATAACCCACTTTTTTTTAGccaattataagaccataagctatagaaGTAGGCCacacagcccatcgagtctgctctgtcattcaatcatgggctgatccaattcttccagtcatccccactcccctgtcttcaacccatatcctttgatgccctggctaatcaagaacctatcgatctctaacttaaatacacccaaagacttggcctccacagccacttgtggcaacaaattccacagatttaccaccctctgactatagTAATTTCTccgtacctctgttctaaatggatgtccttcaatccttaagacttgccctcttgtcctagactcccctaccacgggaaataacttcgccatatctaaactgttcaggccttttaacatttggaatgtttgtatgagatctcccctcattctcctgaactccagggaatacagcccaagagctgccagatcttcctcatacggtaaccctttcattcctggaataattcttgtgaatcttctctgaaccttctccaatgtcaacatatcccttctaaaataaggagtccaaactgcacacaatactccaaattaggcctcaccaacatcgtacacaatttcaaaataaaaccaactcctgtactcaacatGCTcaattatgaaagccaatgtgccaaaagttttcacTATGACCCTATCTATGTATCTGAAACAACACTttgaaggaattatggatctgtcttCCCaggtttctctgttctactgcattcctcagtgctctgccactcaccgtgtaagaccgaccctggtttgtcctttcaaagtgcaGCAACTCACACTTGACTGtattcaattccatctgccattttccagctggtccagattctgctGCGAGCTTCGAATGCCTTCCCTGCCATCCACTgctccccagtcttggtgtcatccgcaaatgtgCCAATGCAGtttaacacattatcatccagatcgttgagaCAGATGTCacacaacagacccagcactgatccctgcagcattccactggtcacaggcctccagtcagagaggaaaccatctacaaccactctgtgaCTTCTCCCACAGAACAATTTCTAATTGCATTTGTCCTTCCTAGGAAGGAGCAGGCACTAGGAACAATTCTGAGATTTACTAGACTTCCGCTTAAATGAGGATGAACTGAACTGGCTGCCCCATACCAGCAGAGTGAAGGAATTAGTTTACAAAACAAGAGTGGGGAAAGTGTGGGATGCAGGGATATTTCCTCCTGTGGGGGAACCCAGACTGAATTTTGGGATGGTGGCAATGCCATATATGAGGGTATGTTAGTGAATACAAAACgaaattcaaagtaaatcttattatcaaagtacagatacaaccctgagattcgttttcctgTGGTCATACTGTTTAAATTCATAGAAtagcaactataacaggatcaatgaaagatcaaaccgagtgcagaagacaacaaactgcaaatgcaaatataaataatgagaacatgagatagagataaagagtccttaaagtgagatcattgattgtgggaacgtCTCAATGAATgggcaaatgagtgtagttaccccttttgttcaggagcctaatggttgaggggtagtaaccatTCTTGAATCTgggggtgtgagtcctgaggctcctgtaccttctaactGAGGACCTGGAGgtgagaaaatggaaaaaaaaaggattTGATAGAAATTTACAAAGTCCAACAGAGCTGAATGACTAAATGTGATCCAGAATAAGGGGTCACAATCTCAAGACAGCAGCAAAACATTTAGTGCTGAAATCAcaagaaacttcttcacagatGGAAAGGTACAATGCCCTCCTCCTGTGCCTAATTTTTATACTCTTATACAGCGTGATTGTTTAAAAATGAAGGTCAGTCATTAAAACAGAGACACCACAAACATTTTTCTCTCCGTGGAAAACCTTTGTAGTTCTCTTCCTCAAGGGAAATGGAAGCAGAGCACTGCTAATGCAGAAGTAGAAATCACTTTCAAACGCAAGGAGACAGACATTGACCAAATATAGACtggagtgcagagttgaggttatcgTCAGACCAACATGATCTCATTGAAGAACAGGACAagtttgaagggcctattcctaaTTCTGATGCCTCCATTGTGATCAGAACATTCACAATTCCAGTGCAGGGTGGATTATCTGGTATTTGGGGTGTGCTTTAAAATAATGTGGGTAATcaaggcagctgcttatttggaagCAAAATTAATCGAGAAAATAACTAGGATTTCCTTTACTTATTTTGGGACACTGCggcacttaattgggacaggagactgttgctaaaGTTCCTAAACAGCTTCAGTCCCTGCACGTTGTGTGGCCATTAAAGCTATTCTAAGCGTGGTGTAGTGTCTAAAGATGCatgtatttgtgttcaaaaagcagtgatttttgtcaccaaTAGATGGCACGAGGTAAACAGtaaaacaattcagaactgttttgctcactgtggtttcagcattcaggcttggagatccCAGAAATGgcctggagtgaaaatgaaatgatttcactacttcaacaagttagggactATGAAAATTTGAAGAtaccaacaatcatcttgaatgttacaatgaaaataaagatttggaggatgcagttgtcGAAAGCACTATATGAAGGCAGTCcgttatctgcaccaggtgtctgcATTCATTTTGttaattcctccatcgataactattacgAGCAACAGTTCTATAAGCACTGTTGTGGTTTTGGTTGTgtcctaatttgttctgtatttcattcaaaTACATAATGTGTTACCCAGCTTGACTCTTTTTAACATCTTTTAACTACTTCCAtggaacttcagctaattggggcagccacttaaatgTGCCAAAATGTCCTGGTACCAATGGGTCCTAATTGACTGGAATACACTGTATACTTGTTGCAAATCATATTTCTACAACTGCTGGGCATTTCTTGACAACTGTTTAACGCTTTTTCTCAGTACACTgagccagctttctctcataccTTCATAGTTTTGTTCTTTATGGTTTCGGATTATACTGGTCACGTATGGTGGGTGGCCATTCCCCTCGTGTTCTTTACAAGACACTGCATTAATATTTCTCCTTGCACAGAACCAGGTCTAAAATAACCTGTTCCCTCATCGTCTCGACGCCACCGTACCGCGCCCCACCGGGCCCGCTCACCTTGCTGCCATTGTTGTCCTCGATCTGGTGCCGACTGAGCTGCCGCAGCTCCCCCTCCAGCACGGCCCCGGGGCCCCTGCAAACAAATCACCGCGTCACGGCAGCACCACACCCCGGCCTGAGCGCAGTACGGAGACGCGTCCCCGGCCCACCGAGCCCTACCATCCCGATCCGCCCTGCCCGGCCAGGCCTTACCCCGGTGCCGCCGGAGCCCACCGACCCAGGACCCGCTCCCGGTTAACGGGGCCGACGGATAACCGGTCGTCGCTATAGATACGGCTCATGGTGCAGCTGGAAGATTGGTTTACTTCCGGCGGAAGTGAAATCGGTTGCCCAGGAGACGGCGGTGACTGCCGCGAGAGAAGCCTGGAGCCGAGGCCCAGGGAGTTCGGAGCCACCGCTGCCCGAATGGAGGGGCCAGGCCTGCGGCTCCTGCCGCCCGAGCCCCGAGATCGCGGCTCGCAGCGCTGCCGCCTGGGGCCCAGGGCTCTGGCGGCGCTGGGCGTGCGGCTCGGCAGCCCGCTGCGGGTTTGTGTAGCCGGCGGCCTGGCCCTCTGTTCAGCCTGGCCCCGAGCCGACCTCGCTGACGGCTTCGTGCAGCTGGACGCCAAGTGCGCCAGCCCGGGCTTCCTGGAGCGCGGGGCTCGTAGCCTCAGCCTGGGCCTCGGGCAGTTGCAGGCCGTGGGCTGCAGCAGGGCCCGGCGGGTCTGCGTGCGGGCTGTGGTGGCGGAGCCTGGCGGCCCCGAGCCCCCGGCCCAGCTGGTCCGCGCTCTGCTGAAGGGCGTCTACCTGAGCGCCGGGTTGGTGGTGCGGGTGTCAGGCCCCGAGGCCTCGGCCTGGCCCGGCGCCCTGCGGCTACTCGAAGTGCGCTGGCTGGACCCTCTGGCCCCCGGAGCCGCGCTGCTGGTGGCGGGGGCCGAAGTGGAGGTGGCTGAGGTACTGAGCCTGGAGAGGTACCAGGCAGAGATCCGGGGCCCGGCCGAGGCCTCGGCGCCAGGCCCCGAGCCTGCTCTCACCTCGCTGAGGGAGGCGCTGGCTTGGCCGCTCCTCTACCCCGAAGTCTCGGCGCGCCTGGGCCTGGACTGCCCACGGGGAGTGCTGCTCATCGGGCCACCGGGCGTGGGCAAGTCACGGCTTCTGCGCTGCCTGGCCCGGGAGCTGGGCGCCTCGGTGCTGGAGGCCTCAGCCTCGGCGCTGCTCGGGCCACGGCCCGGGGACAGCGAGCTCCGCCTCCGCCGCCTCTTCGGCCGGGCCGGGGCCGAGGCCAAGCGCCGGCCTTGCCTCCTCTTCGTCGATCAGCTGGACGCCGCTTTTCCCCGGAGGACGGGCCGGAACCAGGGCGCCGAGCACAGGCTTCTAGCTCAGCTGCTCAGCCTGCTCGACAACCCGGAGCGTCAGCGCTGGGTGCTGGTGGGCGCCACCGACAGGCCCGAGGCCTTGGACCCCGCCCTGCGGAGACCAGGGCGGTTTGACCGAGAGGTGAGGGCAAGCGTGGTCGTGGGAGTAGCCCCAATCCCCGGGATAGAAACCCACTAGGACCCAGCATCCCGTCGGCCCAGGCAGCCCCCCCGGCCTGGCCTCCATCCAGCTCTGTTCCTACTATAGACTCTTGTCAGCTCGCCTTCAATTCTCTATTCTCCGACCTGCTTCCACCAGGACCTCGGGTATGCTGTTGAAATGGGTCTCTTCCCCCAATGCCAAACAGCAATTTAAAGAGCAACCTTACCACTAAAGCCCACGGCGCTTTCAGACTGTCCCCAGTATAGACATCCCTTTCTTCATATTGATCCCAAAAAAAGCATTCTGGACCCACTTTCCGCGTCCGACCCCTTTGTTCAAAGGTGATACCAgtgaatattattatttattatcaaagtgtgtaaaaTCAGACGGTTTTCAGATTcctctcctcacaggcagccacaaagcaagaaacccaaataacCCATTTTTAAAAACCACCAACAAAAGTCCAATACAGAGAGACAGTCAAACAAAAAGAGTTAGTATAGTCAAAATCCCCTCACTGttataattctgatttttttgtcTTTCACTGCAATTTTCTAATCTCTTGTTTCTCTTCATTCCCAGTGGGAGGCCTTTACTAAAATCCCAGGAGAGCCGTTGCCCAAGTGAACTCACTGGACGATCCTTCCGGGATCCCTCTCTACATTCTGCTCTGACCTCTAGGGAATCTGCAGTGTGATTCCCATCTTTTGCATCTCCCTCTGTCATGCCTGAAACTTCTTTACCCTAGAACATCAAACCCTTCACTTGACCATGTTTCTTGGGTCTGTACCTGTGAGAGCAACAAACTCGTGCCCCATTCACCTGTCTCCCTGGTTTATGAGCCTTCTCCGTGGCAGTGCAACAGCTCACTTTCTCATTTCTTGCTCTATTCACATCTACTTGAAGTGGTTTTAATCTCGAGCTCTGTTGGAGCTGCAGTTGTGAGCGTGCGTGTGGTGTATTATTTACATTTCAGGTCAGTCTGATATAGGAAGGACATCACCATACTGGggggagtgcagaggaggtttgtcAGGAGCCTGAGTTGGCCAGGCTGACACTTCAATGCAATGTCGCAGGGACTGCGAGGTATCAATAGGGTGAATACAAATAGCGTTTTATCTCAGGGTGGAGGGCTCAGGTTTAAGGGAGAGCTGAAAAATTTAAAAGGGGGTAACTTCTCCACACAAAGGGTGGTggttatatggaatgagctgccagaggaagtagttgaggggGTGTTTGGATAAACCGTTGGGTAGGAGCAGGGTCTCCCAACCTAGGGTCCTTGGTTCatggcaggggtccatggcatgtAAAGGCTGGGAAGCCCTGGGTACGAGAGACCtgagtcaaatgcaggcaaatagcaCGAGCACAGTCAGCATGGAGGAGTTGGGCCGGAGAGTCTCTTTGGCTGTGTGGTTCCGTGATCTGTATCTGGTTATTTCCTGCAGGTTGTGATTGGCGTGCCGACCATGTTACAGCGCAGAGCCATTCTCGGAGCAGTCACCACCCTCATGCCCGTCAGTGCCCAAGTCTGTGTGTCCTGGCTGGCGGAAGCAACGGGCGGCTACGTTGGTGCTGACCTGATGGCCCTGTGTCGAGAGGCTGCCTTGCAGGTCATCCGGCGCGCTTCCCAGTCCCAGGTACGGGTATGGGTACGggcacgggggtgggggtgggggcaaaGGCAACGTGTGTCAGAAACCAAGCTGGATGATGAGCCACACCCCCTCTACGCCACCCCAGAGAGTGGCTCAGTCAAACCAACATCAGGACAGGCAGGTACCTCACACCCCAGCACAGTCAAACTGACATCAGGACAGGCAGGTACCTCACACCCCAGCACAGTCAAACTGACATCAGGACAGGCAGGTACCTCACACCCCAGCACAGTCAAACCGACATCAGGACAGGCAGGTACCTCACACCCCAGCACAGTCAAACTGACATCAGGACAGGCAGGTACCTCACACCCCAGCACAGTCAAACCGACATCAGGACAGGCAGGTACCTCACACCCCAGCACAGTCAAACCGAGTGATCAACCTTGGTTCAGAGAGTGAAGCAACAGCCACAACTAAAAGAAtctctagagattctgcagatgctggaaatccagaacaacacaaacaaaatgctggaagaactcagcgggtcaggcagtatGTAAGGAAATGAATTaccaattgatgtttcaggctgagacccatcattGGGATGGAAAAGGAAGTGGGGAAAATGCCAAAATCAGAAGTTGGGGATGTGCACACTGACGGGCGATAGGTGTGGGGTGAACGCACTGACGGGCGACAGGTGTGGGGTGTACGCACTGACGGGCGACAGGTGTGGGGTGTACGCACTGACGGGCGACAGGTGTGGGGGTGTACGCACTGACGGGCGATAGGTGAGGGTGTACACTGACGGGCGATAGGTGGGGGGGTGTACACTGACGGGCGATAGGTGGGGGGGTGTACACACTGACGGGCGACAGGTGGGGGGGTGTACACACTGACGGGCGACAGGTGTGGGGGTGTGTACACACTGACGGACGACAGGTGAGGGGTGTACACACAGACGGGCGACAGGTGTGGGGTGTACACACTGACGGGCGACAGGTGTGGGGGTGTGTACACACTGACGGGCGACAGGTGTGGGGGTGTGTACACACTGACGGGCGACAGGTGAGGGGTGTACACACTGACGGGCGACAGGTGTGGGGGTGTGTACACACTGACGGGCGACAGGTGAGGGTGTGTACACACTGACGGGCGACAGGTGTGGGGGGTGTACACACTGACGGGCGACAGGTGGGGGTGTGTACACACTGACGGGCGACAGGTGAGGGTGTGTACACACTGACGGGCGACAGGTGAGGGGGTGTACACACTGACGGGCGATAGGTGAGGGGTGTGTACACACTGACGGGCGATAGGTGAGGGGTGTACACACTGACGGGCGATAGGTGGGGGGGTGTACACTGACGGGCGACAGGTGGGGGGGGTGTACACACTGACGGGCGACAGGTGAGGGGTGTGTACACACTGACGGGCGACAGGTGAGGGTGTGTGTACACACTGACGGGCGACAGGTGAGGGTGTGTACACACTGACGGGCGACAGGTGTGGGGGGTGTACACACTGACGGGCGACAGGTGTGGGGTGTACACACTGACGGGCGATAGGTGAGGGGTGTGTACACACTGACGGGCGATAGGTGAGGGGTGTACACACTGACGGGCGATAGGTGTGGGTGTACACACTGACGGGTGACAGGTGTGGGGGGTGTACACACTGACGGGTGACAGGTGTGGGGGTGTACACACTGACGGGTGACAGGTGAGGGGTGTGTACACACTgacgggtgataggtgagggtgtGTACACACTGACGGGTGATAGGTGTGGGGGGGTACACACTGACGGGTGATAGGTGTGGGGGGagatcggagaggagagtggatcatgggagcaAGGAAaggaggggaggtgatgggcaggtaaggagaagaggtggggtgagaggggaatggaaaaggacGAGGAGGGAGGGGGACAAGTCAGTATTTGTGCCGTTAGGTTGGACAGCTGAAGCAATTGCCGGCCTGTttaaatccccctctccccctgctGTTAAATTTGTTTAAATCCCCCTTCTTCCCCCCGTTAAATTTATTTAAATTGTTAAAATCCACCTCTTTCCCCGCTGTTAAATTGTTAAAATCCCCCTCTTTCCCCGCTGTTAAATTGTTAAAATCCCCCTCTTTCCCCGCTGTTAAATTGTTAAAATCCCCCTTTCCCCGCTGTTAAATTGTTAAAATCCCCCTCTTTCCCCGCTGTTAAATTGTTAAAATCCCCCTCTTTCCCCGCTGTTTAAATCCTCCTCTCCTCCCTGCTGTTAAGTTTATTTAATTTGTTAAATGCTCCTCTTCCCCCCACCGCTGTTAAATTTGTTTAAATCCCCCGCTTCCCCCACTGTTAAATTTCCTATTTCTCTGAAGCAGGACTCGGTGAAGCCTCAGATAACCCTTGCAGACTTCCAGGAGGCGCTGAAGGTGGTATACCCTTCCTCTCTCCGGAGCAGTATCGGCCTGACTGATTTCAGACCTGTGCACTGGGACCAGATCGGAGGCCTGGATGAAGTCAAACT contains:
- the afg2b gene encoding ATPase family gene 2 protein homolog B isoform X2, whose amino-acid sequence is MVQLEDWFTSGGSEIGCPGDGGDCRERSLEPRPREFGATAARMEGPGLRLLPPEPRDRGSQRCRLGPRALAALGVRLGSPLRVCVAGGLALCSAWPRADLADGFVQLDAKCASPGFLERGARSLSLGLGQLQAVGCSRARRVCVRAVVAEPGGPEPPAQLVRALLKGVYLSAGLVVRVSGPEASAWPGALRLLEVRWLDPLAPGAALLVAGAEVEVAEVLSLERYQAEIRGPAEASAPGPEPALTSLREALAWPLLYPEVSARLGLDCPRGVLLIGPPGVGKSRLLRCLARELGASVLEASASALLGPRPGDSELRLRRLFGRAGAEAKRRPCLLFVDQLDAAFPRRTGRNQGAEHRLLAQLLSLLDNPERQRWVLVGATDRPEALDPALRRPGRFDREVVIGVPTMLQRRAILGAVTTLMPVSAQVCVSWLAEATGGYVGADLMALCREAALQVIRRASQSQDSVKPQITLADFQEALKVVYPSSLRSSIGLTDFRPVHWDQIGGLDEVKLKLRQSVEWPLRYPEAFVRMGLQPCRGILLYGPPGCAKTTLVKAAASSCHCSLLSVSGAELFSPFVGDSEKALAEVFRQARAASPSILFLDEIDAIVGSRSADAANGHSVGERVLSVLLNEMDGIGHPLSEGRGTRSIPPVCEAGQAEEHTRKLEFQEICNKEVIVIAATNRPDLLDDALLRPGRFDQMIFVPAPDEETRLSILRICSSRTPLDGVCLQELAALTAGFTGADLHSLCKEAVLLSLQENGLDAAAVFHSHFIKCLQSFKPSLTEQQLQFYSNLFSTQDTGMCVTSDPG
- the afg2b gene encoding ATPase family gene 2 protein homolog B isoform X1 — protein: MVQLEDWFTSGGSEIGCPGDGGDCRERSLEPRPREFGATAARMEGPGLRLLPPEPRDRGSQRCRLGPRALAALGVRLGSPLRVCVAGGLALCSAWPRADLADGFVQLDAKCASPGFLERGARSLSLGLGQLQAVGCSRARRVCVRAVVAEPGGPEPPAQLVRALLKGVYLSAGLVVRVSGPEASAWPGALRLLEVRWLDPLAPGAALLVAGAEVEVAEVLSLERYQAEIRGPAEASAPGPEPALTSLREALAWPLLYPEVSARLGLDCPRGVLLIGPPGVGKSRLLRCLARELGASVLEASASALLGPRPGDSELRLRRLFGRAGAEAKRRPCLLFVDQLDAAFPRRTGRNQGAEHRLLAQLLSLLDNPERQRWVLVGATDRPEALDPALRRPGRFDREVVIGVPTMLQRRAILGAVTTLMPVSAQVCVSWLAEATGGYVGADLMALCREAALQVIRRASQSQQDSVKPQITLADFQEALKVVYPSSLRSSIGLTDFRPVHWDQIGGLDEVKLKLRQSVEWPLRYPEAFVRMGLQPCRGILLYGPPGCAKTTLVKAAASSCHCSLLSVSGAELFSPFVGDSEKALAEVFRQARAASPSILFLDEIDAIVGSRSADAANGHSVGERVLSVLLNEMDGIGHPLSEGRGTRSIPPVCEAGQAEEHTRKLEFQEICNKEVIVIAATNRPDLLDDALLRPGRFDQMIFVPAPDEETRLSILRICSSRTPLDGVCLQELAALTAGFTGADLHSLCKEAVLLSLQENGLDAAAVFHSHFIKCLQSFKPSLTEQQLQFYSNLFSTQDTGMCVTSDPG